The following coding sequences are from one Geothrix sp. window:
- the rpmE gene encoding 50S ribosomal protein L31, translating to MREKIHPELHEVKVHCACGNEFMSRSTKKELRVEICSNCHPFFTGKQRLMDTEGRVDKFNKKYAKKAAPAAPETAPVETAPVTPEA from the coding sequence ATGCGAGAGAAGATCCACCCCGAACTGCACGAGGTCAAGGTTCACTGCGCCTGCGGCAACGAGTTCATGTCGCGCTCCACGAAGAAGGAGCTGCGCGTGGAAATCTGCTCGAACTGCCACCCCTTCTTCACGGGCAAGCAGCGCCTGATGGACACCGAAGGCCGTGTGGACAAGTTCAACAAGAAGTACGCCAAGAAGGCGGCTCCCGCTGCTCCCGAGACGGCTCCCGTCGAGACCGCTCCGGTCACCCCCGAAGCCTAG
- a CDS encoding PadR family transcriptional regulator, which translates to MDRELLKGSTPLLLLSLLCEGPMYGYQIIETVRQRTGGTYTLKEGALYPALHKLEATEFIASYWETQENGRERRYYAIQPAGQAFLTAKKQEWNQFVDMVQAFVGPRA; encoded by the coding sequence GTGGACCGTGAATTGCTGAAGGGCAGCACTCCCCTGCTGCTGTTGTCGCTGCTCTGCGAGGGGCCCATGTACGGCTACCAGATCATCGAGACAGTGCGCCAGCGCACGGGCGGCACCTACACGCTCAAAGAGGGCGCCTTGTATCCTGCCCTCCACAAGCTCGAGGCCACCGAGTTCATCGCCTCCTACTGGGAGACCCAGGAGAACGGCCGGGAGCGCCGCTACTACGCCATCCAGCCTGCGGGGCAGGCTTTCCTGACGGCCAAGAAGCAGGAATGGAACCAGTTCGTGGACATGGTCCAGGCCTTCGTGGGGCCCAGGGCCTAG
- a CDS encoding ABC transporter permease, which produces MILGLLILLPLAAYLAWLVWALVAYPIPLGYNLRSLWQRKLSSLSTAAAIALVVGIFVVVLSLAQGLSVAFVSSGRPDQAIVLRPNARFELNSSIERDRMRILKVHPLLKRDAEGPMASAEVVVVKLFPMADGTDTNVTVRGLEGRGIALRPQVRLLQGRWFRPGLSEVVVPRKMQGRFPGMEVGRNLRMGGRDWQIVGSFDAGGASYESEVWSDVNDVMQAFRRESYSAMVARLEGPERVEGFLKAVEDDKRLKLDVIRETDYFRELTKAGDPIKILGNLITLILTGAAIFAAMNTMYAAVAGRTKEIGTLRALGFRQREILASFQWESIFLCLTGGLLGSGLALFANGIQTGTTSFETFSDVSFAFTITPGLMAQGVAFSLVMGLLGGFLPAWRASRIPLTEAMKGG; this is translated from the coding sequence ATGATCCTCGGCCTGCTCATTCTCCTGCCTCTTGCGGCCTACCTGGCCTGGCTGGTCTGGGCCCTGGTGGCCTATCCCATCCCCCTGGGCTACAACCTGCGGTCCCTGTGGCAGCGGAAGCTGTCCAGTCTCAGCACCGCCGCCGCCATCGCCCTGGTGGTGGGCATCTTCGTGGTGGTGCTGAGCCTCGCCCAGGGGCTCTCCGTGGCCTTCGTCAGCAGCGGTCGCCCGGACCAGGCCATCGTGCTGCGGCCCAATGCCCGGTTCGAGCTGAACAGCTCCATCGAGCGGGATCGCATGCGCATCCTCAAGGTGCATCCCCTGCTCAAGCGGGATGCGGAGGGCCCCATGGCCAGCGCCGAGGTGGTGGTGGTGAAGCTCTTCCCCATGGCGGACGGCACCGACACCAACGTGACGGTGCGGGGCCTGGAGGGCAGGGGCATCGCCCTGCGGCCCCAGGTCCGGCTGCTCCAGGGCCGCTGGTTCCGCCCGGGGCTCAGTGAAGTGGTGGTGCCCCGGAAGATGCAGGGCCGATTTCCCGGCATGGAGGTGGGCCGGAACCTGCGCATGGGGGGGCGAGACTGGCAGATCGTGGGGAGTTTTGACGCCGGGGGTGCCAGCTACGAGAGCGAAGTCTGGTCCGACGTGAACGACGTGATGCAGGCCTTCCGGCGCGAGTCCTACTCGGCCATGGTGGCCCGGCTGGAGGGACCTGAGCGGGTCGAAGGGTTCCTGAAGGCCGTGGAGGATGACAAGCGGCTGAAGCTGGACGTGATCCGGGAGACGGACTACTTCAGGGAACTGACCAAGGCGGGCGATCCCATCAAGATCCTGGGCAACCTCATCACCCTGATCCTCACCGGCGCTGCCATCTTCGCGGCCATGAACACCATGTACGCCGCCGTGGCCGGGCGCACCAAGGAGATCGGCACCCTCCGGGCCCTGGGCTTCCGCCAGCGGGAGATCCTGGCCAGCTTCCAGTGGGAGAGCATCTTCCTGTGCCTCACGGGCGGCCTCCTGGGTTCGGGATTGGCCCTTTTCGCCAATGGCATCCAGACCGGCACCACCAGCTTCGAGACCTTCAGCGACGTGAGCTTCGCCTTCACCATCACCCCGGGCCTCATGGCCCAGGGCGTGGCCTTCAGCCTGGTGATGGGGCTGCTGGGGGGCTTCCTGCCGGCCTGGCGGGCCAGCCGCATCCCGTTGACGGAGGCGATGAAGGGGGGGTGA
- a CDS encoding ABC transporter permease has protein sequence MRWLALIWKSLMRSKRRTLLIVGSLILSVFTVAVLQSLLTTLNAVTNNPNSSNRVVVRHKSGLTQMLPRSYEAYLRQQSEVETVCALQWFGGYYQDPRNFFANFASDETTLFQIFREEFGVAGITEAQIKDYIRDGAGCVVGESLAKKNGWKVGDVVPLTGTIFPINPRLTIRLIYKSPKPSDENVLHFHYKVLEEGVPRMKGLCGSFWLRTHRPEDIPRLIERVDRHYANSAYETLAETENAFNLAFVKMLGNIGAIIQGITAAVVVAILIVTGNTMATAIRERTTEIAVFRAMGFSAGRVLVLLLSEGVLLVGAGGCLGLLLANLAAGGVRESLGMAMPFFADFAILPDTVLSCLAGALGVGVLATFVPAYAATRRPITDGLKAIG, from the coding sequence ATGCGCTGGCTGGCGCTCATCTGGAAGAGCCTCATGCGCTCCAAGCGGCGCACGCTTCTCATCGTGGGCAGCCTGATCCTGTCCGTGTTCACCGTGGCGGTGCTCCAGAGCCTGCTGACCACCCTGAATGCGGTGACCAACAATCCGAACTCCAGCAACCGGGTCGTGGTCCGGCACAAGAGCGGCCTGACCCAGATGCTGCCGCGCAGCTACGAGGCCTATCTGCGCCAGCAGTCCGAAGTCGAGACCGTCTGCGCCCTCCAGTGGTTTGGCGGCTACTACCAGGACCCCCGCAACTTCTTCGCGAACTTCGCCAGCGACGAGACCACGTTGTTCCAGATCTTCCGGGAGGAGTTCGGCGTCGCCGGCATCACCGAGGCCCAGATCAAGGACTACATCAGGGATGGAGCTGGGTGCGTCGTGGGCGAGAGCCTGGCGAAGAAGAACGGCTGGAAGGTGGGCGACGTGGTGCCCCTGACCGGGACGATCTTCCCCATCAATCCCCGCCTCACCATCCGGCTCATCTACAAGAGCCCCAAGCCCTCGGATGAGAACGTCCTCCACTTCCACTACAAGGTGCTGGAAGAGGGCGTGCCGCGCATGAAGGGTCTGTGCGGATCCTTCTGGCTGAGGACGCATCGGCCCGAGGACATTCCGCGCCTCATCGAGCGGGTGGACCGGCACTATGCCAACAGCGCCTATGAAACCCTCGCCGAAACCGAGAATGCCTTCAACCTGGCCTTCGTGAAGATGCTGGGCAACATCGGCGCCATCATCCAGGGCATCACGGCGGCGGTGGTGGTGGCCATCCTCATCGTCACGGGCAACACCATGGCCACGGCCATTCGCGAACGCACCACCGAGATCGCCGTCTTCCGGGCCATGGGTTTTTCCGCGGGTCGGGTGCTGGTGCTGCTGCTCTCCGAGGGGGTGCTGCTGGTGGGTGCCGGTGGCTGCCTCGGCCTGCTGCTCGCGAACCTCGCCGCCGGTGGCGTGCGGGAATCCCTGGGGATGGCCATGCCGTTCTTCGCGGATTTCGCCATCCTGCCGGACACGGTCCTCTCCTGCCTGGCGGGGGCCCTGGGTGTTGGCGTCCTGGCCACCTTCGTCCCGGCCTACGCGGCCACTCGGCGCCCGATCACCGATGGATTGAAGGCCATCGGATGA
- a CDS encoding ABC transporter ATP-binding protein has protein sequence MNTDRFDLGGGEPIITLRDVAKSYWREELEIPVLQGIDLEVPVGAYIALMGPSGSGKTTLLNLVAGIDRPTGGSLEVCGHELNALDDDQLAAWRNAHVGFIFQNYNLVPVLNAFENVELPLLLTGAGRGERRDRVEEALALVNLTDKMRNYPRQLSGGQEQRVAIARAIVTDPDLLVADEPTGALDAKNAEEVLALMERLNSEYQKTIVMVTHDPKAAHHARHQIHLEKGVLDKAVEVNR, from the coding sequence ATGAACACCGACCGCTTCGACCTGGGCGGGGGCGAGCCCATCATCACCCTGCGCGACGTGGCCAAGAGCTACTGGCGGGAGGAACTGGAGATCCCGGTGCTCCAGGGCATCGACCTGGAAGTCCCCGTGGGGGCCTACATCGCCCTGATGGGCCCCTCCGGCAGCGGGAAGACGACCCTGCTGAACCTGGTGGCGGGCATCGACCGCCCCACGGGCGGCTCCCTGGAGGTGTGCGGCCACGAGCTGAACGCCCTGGACGACGATCAGCTGGCCGCCTGGCGCAACGCCCACGTGGGCTTCATCTTCCAGAACTACAACCTGGTGCCGGTGCTGAACGCCTTCGAGAACGTGGAGTTGCCGCTGCTGCTCACCGGGGCCGGCCGGGGCGAGCGTCGGGACCGCGTGGAGGAGGCCCTCGCGCTGGTGAACCTCACGGACAAGATGCGGAACTACCCGCGCCAGCTCAGCGGCGGCCAGGAGCAGCGCGTGGCCATCGCCCGGGCCATCGTCACCGACCCGGACCTGCTGGTGGCCGACGAACCCACGGGCGCGCTGGATGCGAAGAACGCGGAAGAAGTGCTGGCCCTCATGGAGCGGCTCAACTCCGAGTACCAGAAGACCATCGTCATGGTCACGCACGATCCGAAAGCCGCACATCACGCGCGGCACCAGATCCACCTCGAGAAGGGCGTGCTGGATAAGGCCGTCGAGGTGAACCGGTGA
- a CDS encoding efflux RND transporter periplasmic adaptor subunit — MSESRTRKPSVIKKRFPWGWVVLGLLGLGALGAMMAAKGGPVSVSVSAPTVFKAGERNPMVTASGYLVARTRATLSSKVLGRVSWLGVQEGSRVVKGQILARLESPDLAAARDQVQAQLDQAKVDLDRAEKLRVLGIQDAATVDRLRSQKLTLEAQLAYQNALLDSMELRAPFSGVVTQKLSEVGETVAPGSAGGANAINAVLVMADFDTLEVEVEVNEASIAKLQRGMPAEIRVDALDGQGLRSVLKGRLREIYPSSNRQKAVVIVRVAFVEKDPLLVPDMGAKVTFLGDPYLQDVVVLGREQVKKQDGKAFAWVVENGLAVQKFVSIQAENPVGLEVKDLPRDAMLIVAPPESLKPGAKVRVKNG; from the coding sequence ATGAGCGAGTCGCGCACCCGCAAACCCTCCGTGATCAAGAAGCGATTCCCCTGGGGTTGGGTGGTCCTGGGCCTGCTTGGCCTGGGGGCCCTGGGCGCCATGATGGCCGCCAAAGGCGGTCCCGTGTCTGTCTCCGTGTCGGCGCCCACGGTATTCAAGGCGGGGGAGCGGAATCCGATGGTGACCGCCTCCGGTTACCTGGTGGCCCGCACCCGGGCGACCCTCTCCAGCAAGGTGCTTGGCCGGGTGAGTTGGCTGGGCGTGCAGGAGGGCAGCCGAGTGGTCAAGGGCCAGATCCTGGCGAGGCTGGAGTCCCCCGATCTTGCTGCGGCCCGCGATCAGGTGCAGGCCCAGCTGGATCAGGCCAAAGTGGACCTGGACCGGGCGGAGAAGCTGCGCGTCCTGGGCATCCAGGACGCGGCCACCGTGGATCGGCTGCGGAGCCAGAAGCTCACGCTGGAGGCCCAGCTGGCCTACCAGAATGCGCTGCTCGACAGCATGGAGCTGAGGGCGCCCTTCAGCGGCGTGGTCACCCAGAAGCTGTCCGAGGTGGGCGAGACCGTGGCGCCGGGCAGCGCGGGCGGCGCCAATGCCATCAACGCCGTCCTGGTCATGGCCGATTTCGACACCCTGGAAGTGGAGGTGGAGGTGAACGAGGCCTCCATCGCCAAGCTGCAACGGGGCATGCCCGCCGAGATCCGCGTGGATGCCCTGGACGGGCAGGGCCTGCGCTCGGTGCTGAAGGGCCGGCTGCGCGAGATCTATCCCAGCTCCAACCGCCAGAAGGCCGTGGTCATCGTCCGTGTGGCCTTCGTCGAGAAGGACCCCCTGCTCGTGCCGGACATGGGCGCCAAGGTCACCTTCCTGGGCGACCCCTACCTTCAGGACGTGGTGGTCCTGGGGCGTGAGCAGGTGAAGAAGCAGGATGGCAAGGCCTTCGCATGGGTGGTGGAGAATGGCCTGGCGGTGCAGAAGTTCGTGAGCATCCAGGCCGAGAATCCCGTTGGGCTGGAAGTGAAGGATCTGCCCAGGGACGCGATGCTGATCGTGGCGCCCCCCGAATCCCTGAAGCCCGGCGCCAAGGTGAGGGTCAAGAACGGATGA
- a CDS encoding SAM-dependent methyltransferase, with amino-acid sequence MIDTLLTAGLVPDVLIRGRIRQLLRQRLRDEAEGGVEAVHERFRRHLAAWSTGPIAVNTQDANDQHYEVPPRFFELVLGPHLKYSSALFKAGVTDLGRAEQAMLSLTCDRAQLADGQDILELGCGWGSLTLWMAEHFPASRITAASNSRDQRAFILARTTERRLTNVEVLTADMTTFEAPGSYDRVVSVEMFEHMRNHRELMGRIAQWLRPGGALFVHIFTHREYTYPFEIRDDSDWMAKHFFTGGIMPADGYLLRFQEQLHLEDHWRVSGTHYQATAEAWLHNQDAHRDEILSLFQATYGAEASWRFLQWRIFFMACAELWGFQGGSEWFVSHYRFRRP; translated from the coding sequence ATGATCGACACCCTGCTGACCGCCGGCCTGGTGCCGGATGTCCTCATCCGAGGGCGCATCCGGCAGCTGCTCCGCCAGCGCCTGCGAGACGAGGCCGAGGGCGGTGTCGAGGCCGTCCACGAGCGCTTCCGGCGCCACCTGGCCGCTTGGTCCACCGGGCCCATCGCCGTGAACACGCAGGATGCCAACGACCAGCACTACGAGGTGCCGCCTCGCTTCTTCGAGCTCGTGCTGGGGCCACACCTGAAATACAGCTCGGCCCTGTTTAAAGCCGGTGTCACGGACTTGGGCCGTGCCGAGCAGGCCATGCTGAGCCTCACGTGCGATAGGGCGCAGCTTGCCGATGGCCAGGACATCCTGGAACTGGGTTGTGGCTGGGGCAGCCTCACCCTGTGGATGGCCGAGCACTTCCCCGCGAGCCGCATCACTGCAGCCTCGAATTCCCGGGACCAGCGGGCCTTCATCCTGGCGCGGACCACCGAGCGCCGGCTGACCAACGTGGAGGTCCTCACGGCGGACATGACCACCTTCGAAGCGCCCGGCAGCTACGACCGTGTGGTGAGCGTCGAGATGTTCGAGCACATGCGAAACCACCGGGAGCTCATGGGCCGGATCGCGCAGTGGCTGCGGCCCGGGGGCGCGCTGTTCGTCCACATCTTCACCCACCGGGAGTACACCTATCCGTTCGAGATCCGCGACGACTCCGACTGGATGGCGAAGCACTTCTTCACGGGCGGCATCATGCCCGCCGACGGCTACTTGCTGCGGTTCCAGGAACAGCTGCACCTGGAAGACCACTGGCGCGTCTCCGGCACCCACTACCAGGCCACGGCGGAGGCCTGGCTGCACAACCAGGATGCGCATCGGGACGAGATCCTCAGCCTGTTCCAGGCCACCTATGGGGCGGAGGCATCCTGGCGCTTCCTGCAGTGGCGCATCTTCTTCATGGCCTGCGCCGAGCTGTGGGGCTTCCAGGGCGGTTCGGAGTGGTTCGTCAGCCACTACCGCTTCCGCCGCCCCTGA
- a CDS encoding DUF1295 domain-containing protein — translation MVAALWGAGILSLLQLALWLWQRHTRNAGWVDVGWALGLAIMALLAAALGPAPLERRFLVGLMGGLHGLRLGLHLWHRVATDPHEDGRYQAIRAAWQTGLDLKFFAFFQGQAMLDVLLGLPFLLAAWNPRPGLHSLEWAAALLWLGAWVGESLADSQLRRFKTSGTAAGHTCREGLWRYSRHPNYFFEWLLWVAYLLLAWSAPWGWTATLCPALILYFLLRVTGIPYTEAQSLRSRPEDYARYQRETSPFIPWWPRKVDP, via the coding sequence ATGGTCGCCGCCCTCTGGGGCGCGGGCATCCTGAGTCTGCTGCAGCTGGCCCTCTGGCTCTGGCAGCGTCACACCCGCAACGCCGGCTGGGTGGATGTGGGCTGGGCCCTGGGCCTGGCCATCATGGCGCTGCTCGCGGCGGCGCTCGGCCCGGCGCCCCTGGAACGCCGGTTCCTGGTGGGCCTCATGGGTGGGCTGCATGGCCTGCGCCTTGGCCTCCACCTCTGGCATCGCGTGGCCACGGACCCCCATGAGGATGGCCGCTACCAGGCCATCCGCGCGGCCTGGCAGACGGGGCTCGACCTGAAGTTCTTTGCCTTCTTCCAGGGCCAGGCCATGCTGGACGTGCTCCTCGGCCTGCCCTTCCTGCTCGCCGCCTGGAACCCCAGGCCCGGCCTGCACTCCCTGGAGTGGGCGGCGGCCCTGCTCTGGCTGGGCGCCTGGGTCGGCGAGTCCCTGGCGGACAGTCAGCTCCGGCGCTTCAAGACCAGCGGCACCGCGGCGGGTCACACCTGTCGCGAAGGCCTCTGGCGGTACTCGCGGCATCCCAACTATTTCTTCGAGTGGCTGCTGTGGGTGGCCTACCTCCTGCTCGCCTGGTCGGCTCCGTGGGGCTGGACGGCGACCCTGTGTCCGGCCCTGATCCTCTACTTCCTCCTGCGGGTGACCGGGATCCCCTACACCGAGGCCCAGAGCCTCCGCAGCCGCCCCGAGGACTATGCCCGCTACCAGCGGGAGACCTCGCCCTTCATTCCCTGGTGGCCCCGGAAGGTGGATCCATGA
- a CDS encoding DUF2062 domain-containing protein, whose translation MSLRRWLWEPLVGQLRQGLSPGRMAWSLALGLGAGVSPLVGTSTGLCIFLALAFKLNQVVMQVANYLAYPLQLLLLIPFIRLGEKLFGAPRLPLSVEVLSGALRADPWGALHTFWTSLWHAGVAWGLTAPLGSALLALLLQPLFRWAARRFQQVPA comes from the coding sequence ATGAGCTTGCGGCGCTGGCTCTGGGAGCCCTTGGTCGGTCAGCTGAGGCAGGGGCTCAGCCCTGGGCGCATGGCCTGGAGCCTCGCCCTCGGTCTGGGCGCGGGGGTGTCGCCCCTGGTGGGCACCTCCACGGGGCTCTGCATCTTCCTGGCCCTGGCTTTCAAGCTGAACCAGGTGGTGATGCAGGTGGCGAACTACCTGGCCTACCCGCTGCAGCTGCTCCTGCTCATCCCCTTCATCCGGCTGGGTGAAAAGCTCTTCGGGGCTCCGCGACTGCCCCTGTCGGTCGAGGTGCTGTCCGGCGCCCTCCGGGCCGACCCCTGGGGGGCCCTGCACACGTTCTGGACCAGCCTGTGGCATGCCGGTGTGGCCTGGGGCCTGACCGCACCGCTGGGGTCGGCACTCCTGGCGCTGCTCCTGCAGCCTCTGTTCCGGTGGGCCGCGCGCCGCTTCCAGCAGGTGCCTGCGTGA
- a CDS encoding DUF1475 family protein, with product MRPLWLFSIAVFVAMVAVTIWASLDANVLVGFQRLLADRWGVATLCDAYFGFLWFWLWILYKEASLGRSLLWLLLLFALGNLAMAGYMLIQLYRLPPGAGVEALLLRRDG from the coding sequence ATGCGCCCCCTCTGGCTGTTTTCCATCGCAGTGTTCGTCGCCATGGTGGCGGTGACCATCTGGGCCAGCCTCGACGCCAACGTGCTCGTTGGCTTCCAGCGCCTGCTCGCGGATCGCTGGGGCGTGGCTACCCTGTGTGATGCCTATTTCGGGTTCCTGTGGTTCTGGCTGTGGATCCTCTACAAGGAGGCGAGTCTTGGGCGCAGCCTGCTCTGGCTGCTGCTGCTCTTCGCCCTGGGCAACCTGGCCATGGCGGGCTACATGCTGATCCAGCTGTACCGCCTGCCGCCCGGTGCGGGCGTCGAGGCATTGCTCTTGCGGAGGGACGGATGA
- a CDS encoding SAM-dependent methyltransferase, with the protein MTLGNPDSNLRARVSIHDPRAFRAGLLHGEIGLGEAFTAGWWDTDDLVSVVRIAVRNMAAFDQDGGVLATLGKAANRLLHRRRRNHVEGSRRNIGHHYDLGNDFYRLWLDPALAYSCAVFETPGQSLEAAQQAKFELICRKLQLGPGDHLLEIGTGWGGFALHAARTHGCRVTTTTISRQQFEYARDLFQREGLADRIDLRLEDYRHLEGRFDKAVSIEMFEAVGLEFYDAYFSAVDRLLKPGGRFLLQTITMNEQRFADYIRQSDWIQKHIFPGAELASVSRMVASIGRSTSMTLHHLEDIGLHYAHTLHAWRDSFHARLEDVRAQGFDGAFIRMWDYYLAYCEGAFAERHIGDAQLLLAKAGGDAPLFNEPW; encoded by the coding sequence GTGACCCTCGGGAACCCCGACTCGAACCTGCGCGCCCGGGTGTCCATCCACGACCCGCGGGCCTTCCGCGCCGGCCTGCTCCATGGTGAGATCGGCCTGGGTGAGGCCTTCACGGCGGGCTGGTGGGACACGGACGACCTCGTGTCCGTCGTGCGCATCGCCGTGCGCAACATGGCGGCCTTCGACCAGGATGGAGGCGTCCTGGCGACGCTGGGCAAAGCCGCCAACCGCCTGCTGCATCGTCGCCGCCGCAACCATGTGGAAGGCTCCCGCCGGAACATCGGCCACCACTACGACCTGGGCAACGACTTCTACCGCCTCTGGCTCGACCCCGCGCTGGCCTACTCCTGTGCCGTCTTCGAAACGCCGGGTCAATCGCTCGAAGCGGCCCAGCAGGCCAAGTTCGAACTGATCTGCCGCAAGCTCCAGTTGGGTCCCGGCGACCACCTGCTGGAGATCGGCACTGGTTGGGGCGGATTCGCACTCCATGCGGCCCGCACCCACGGCTGCCGGGTCACCACCACCACCATCAGCCGGCAACAGTTCGAGTACGCCCGCGACCTCTTCCAGCGAGAGGGGCTGGCGGATCGCATCGACCTGCGGTTGGAGGACTACCGCCACCTGGAGGGCCGGTTCGACAAGGCCGTGAGCATCGAGATGTTCGAGGCCGTGGGGCTTGAGTTCTACGACGCCTACTTCAGTGCCGTGGACCGGCTCTTGAAGCCCGGGGGACGCTTCCTGCTCCAGACCATCACCATGAACGAGCAGCGCTTTGCCGACTACATCAGGCAGAGTGACTGGATCCAGAAGCACATCTTCCCAGGCGCTGAGCTGGCCTCCGTGTCGCGCATGGTGGCCTCCATCGGACGCAGCACCTCCATGACCCTGCACCACCTGGAGGACATCGGCCTGCACTACGCCCACACGCTGCACGCCTGGCGGGACTCCTTTCATGCCCGGCTGGAGGACGTGCGCGCCCAGGGCTTCGACGGGGCGTTCATCCGCATGTGGGACTACTACCTGGCCTACTGTGAAGGCGCCTTCGCCGAGCGCCACATCGGCGATGCCCAGTTGCTGCTGGCCAAGGCTGGGGGCGATGCTCCGCTGTTCAATGAGCCCTGGTGA
- a CDS encoding DUF1365 domain-containing protein — MVSLPEPALYLGEVRHRRTKPKVHAFTYPLFMALLDVDRIPELCGMSRLLSYGRWNWAAFHEEDQFGDPTLPLRERLRRDAEAKGYQLPEGPIFLLTHLRYLGICFNPVSYFYCHDRAGRLTLIMAQVSNTPWRERHTYWMPVAEGRQGPNGVSFDVPKTFHVSPFMPMDCRYRWTFTPPGDRLRVHIAEFNCLDLFFNAALDLQRHPWTPGILRKTLIRFPWMTLKVLTAIHWEAFWLWIKRVPVFTHPGPSRPPTPPPSPSASF; from the coding sequence ATGGTGAGCCTGCCTGAGCCCGCCCTCTACCTCGGTGAGGTCCGCCACCGGCGCACGAAGCCCAAGGTGCATGCCTTCACCTATCCGCTGTTCATGGCCCTCCTGGACGTGGATCGCATCCCCGAGCTGTGCGGCATGTCCCGCCTCCTCAGCTATGGACGGTGGAACTGGGCGGCCTTCCACGAGGAGGATCAGTTCGGGGATCCCACACTGCCCCTGCGGGAGCGGCTGCGCCGGGACGCCGAGGCCAAGGGATACCAGCTGCCGGAGGGGCCCATCTTCCTGCTGACCCACCTGCGCTACCTGGGCATCTGCTTCAACCCGGTGAGCTACTTCTACTGCCACGACCGGGCTGGCCGCCTGACCCTGATCATGGCCCAGGTCAGCAACACCCCTTGGCGGGAGCGGCACACCTACTGGATGCCCGTGGCCGAGGGCCGCCAGGGGCCGAACGGGGTCAGCTTCGACGTGCCCAAGACCTTCCACGTGAGCCCCTTCATGCCCATGGACTGCCGCTACCGCTGGACCTTCACGCCCCCGGGAGACAGGCTGCGAGTCCACATTGCCGAATTTAACTGTCTAGATTTATTTTTCAACGCTGCCCTCGATCTCCAGAGACATCCCTGGACGCCGGGCATCCTAAGGAAAACCCTCATCCGGTTCCCCTGGATGACCCTCAAGGTGCTCACAGCCATACATTGGGAGGCTTTCTGGCTATGGATCAAGCGCGTGCCGGTGTTCACCCACCCCGGTCCTTCGAGGCCGCCGACACCCCCTCCCTCGCCCAGCGCCTCCTTCTGA